The Candidatus Nomurabacteria bacterium DNA window TTGCGCCACAGCTGCCAGGCCAAGAAGAATTGAAGTACACTCAGTAAAGCGAGTACGCCGGGTGAACCAGCTAATGGATGAAACGCTTCGGGTATACCGGTGCCAGGGAAAAGTGGTACTCCGGCGAGGTGAATAAAGCTTAAGAGACTGGCTAGCGCACCGGAAGTAAGGAATAAGCTCAGATAAAAACGTCCGCACGACTCGTCAGTGGTCTGACGCAACAGAAACGCGAAGAGGATGAAGTAGAAACTAGCCAATGCGGTATCGCTTTGCGTCCCTGACATGCCGAAGAGACTAACATAAGGCTGCACGGAAAAAATGGTGCTCAATAGTAGCGCTAAGGCAAAGAGCCCTAAACTCAGACTTAACCAATCAAAACGACCTTGCCACTGCTGCGCACGCAATGACCAGAGCAACCAAGCAATCATAGCAACTGAGACTCCGAGTGCGAGGAGTATCATTTTTGGCAACTCCCAAAAGTCAGAAAAGCCGCTGTAGTAGATAAGCGGCAAGAAGAAAATAACTGCCCCCAGAGCTGTCCGAATGGTCAGCAGATAAGATGAAGTATGTGACTTACGTGGTGATAGTCGTGATGATGTTCTCAAGTTCTTCATCTGAATAAAAATCAATGGTAATGCTGCCACGTCCTTTGCGACGAGTGATGCGGACTTTGGTATTTAATGCGCTGCGTAGACTATCCTCTAGCGCGGCGATTTCGGGATTACGAGCCTGCGCCGCTGCTCCATGTGAAGAATGACTGCGACGCAGATCTTCGCCTCCTCGGACTGTTAAATCTTTCTTCATAATCGACTGCCAGAGCTTAATCTGCTCTGTCGGATCAACTTCACTTAAGATAACCTTCGCGTGACTCATCGTAATAGCGCCGTCACGCAAACTCTTCTGTACTTCGACCGGCAGATTAAGCAAGCGAAGGATATTGGCTACTGTCGCGCGCTTCTTCCCAACCCGACGCGCTACTTCCTCTTGAGTTAATGCAAATTCATCGATCAAGGCGCGATACGCCTCAGCCTCTTCGATTGGCGAAAGGTCTTTACGTTGAATATTTTCAATCAAGGCTAATTCTAGCTTTGACTGGGCTGAAGCGGTACGGACAATAGCCGGCACAGTAGCGAATTCCAAAGTGCGAGCTGCCCGAAATCGCCGCTCGCCTGCTACCAATTCATAGCTGCCACTAGAAAGCTTTGTCACAATGAGTGGCTGGAGTATGCCATGTGCTTTGATTGAGGCAATTAAATCTTCTTGGGCTTGATAATCAAAATGCTGCCGAGGCTGATGTGGATTAGCCACGATTTGCTCGACTGGAATTTTTTCTACCCGCTCTCCATCAGTCGGTAAAGAGCGTAGGGCGGGATTCACTCCTGGGTTTTGGGTACCAGGCTTCGGAATCAATGCGGAAAGACCGCGACCAAGGACAGGTTCACTCATGTATGATGTGGGCTTAATACTTCGCGAGCAAGGCGACTATAGGCTCGAGCACCGCGCGAATCAGGATCATGTTTCAAAATAGGACGTCCATGCGATGGCGCTTCGGCTAAATGCACATTACGTGGGATAACGGTGCGGAAAATACGATTTGGGAAATAGCGATAAAGCTCTTGAAGCACTGCATCAGAAAGTTTGTATCGACTGTCGTACATGGTAAGGACTGCGCCAAGCACTTCTACGTTCGGTTGAATGCTTTCTTTCACTAGTTGAATAGTCTCCAGTAACTGACTCAAGCCCTCTAAAGCCAAATACTCACACTGCACCGGGATAAGCACCTCGCGGGCTGCGGTTAAGCCGTTAATGGTCAACATGCCGAGCGAAGGAGGGTTATCAATAAGTACGTAGTCGTATTGCTCGGCAATCTCGGGAATAGCACGATCGAGTTGACCTTCTCGACCATCCATATTTACCAATTCAACATTGGCTCCAGCTAAGGAAACTGTCGCGGGGGCGATATGATAACGATCATGCGCAGTTGGTTGAATTATCTCTGAGAGCGCCGCCGCTCCAAGCAAGGTCTCGTACACACCGCGCTCTAACTCACGATGCTTAATACCTAAACCACTTGTTGCATTGGCCTGCGGATCAAGATCAATTAAAAGTACACGAGCACCATAATGGGCAAGATAGGCACCCAGGTTAATTGCGGTTGTGGTTTTTCCAACCCCGCCTTTCTGATTTACGATAGAAATAATTCGCGCCATAGCGTGCAATTACGGCGACTAGTATACCACAAAATAACCAAAAAACGAAGGCGCTCGTTGACATATCATGAGAACTTCTTTACCATTGGCATGTTTCACACGCCGCGGTGGCGGAACTGGCAGACGCACAGGACTCAAAATCCTGCGAGCGCAAGCTCATGAGAGTTCGATTCTCTCCCGCGGCACCAAAAAACCGCCTCGTAGGCGGCTTTCTGCTTGTCTGGCTTATAGTTAACCGGATGACTCGGCAGCATCCAGGGCCTTAAGAGCATCCACGCCCTCTTCTAACACGCTTAGGTATTGATTATTTAAACGCGTCATCACCTGTAAGTAAAGACGTGCATAGGTGACATGTTCCTTGCCTCGTTCAGCTGGATCTTTCGTATCAGTAAAATAATCATCCAGCATCTTTTTAGCCTCAGGCCACTTTTCAGCTTTCATGAGCTCTTCTAATTTGTCGAGGTTTACTGTGCTCATTTGGTGTTCTCTATTTGAGTAATATACATGGAAATAATCGCCCGCTTACCTGGACGGACATTCTTAGCAATGTCGCGAAGGGATTCGATCAAGAATGTACGGGCTTCTCCTGGACGACGTAAACCTACCTTGGGATCTTTAAAAATCTTATCCATTTTCTTGGCAAAGGCGTCATAGCGATTTACTTCGCGGATTGAGCGTTCGAGGGTATCGGCAACTTTTGTCTCTATGCGAAGCTGCAACTCTTCTTCAAAGTCATCTTCACTCAATTCAACTGTTTTAGAACCATCACCAGACTCATATTCCACGTGATAGGTAAAGTCGGATAAATAATCAGTGCCTTGCTGCTCACTGAGCGTACGAAGTTGCGCTAAATACTCTAACGCCTTCTGCGTGCCAGTCTCCGACTCATCTGAGCCGAGTTGTTGTAATTTTTCTTGCGCAAGTTCACGCGCTCGTTCCATAATCGCCCGAGCAGGCTCTATAGCGTCCCAGATATCCTGTCGTATCTTTTGCACTTCTCGCAGCTCACCAAGAGGACCAAGTATCCTCTCTACTTTACGCAACTCTTTATCATAATCTTTTTCAACATTATGACGGGTAGCTAATTCTTCTTGAGCTATCTTCTGGTCTTCGCTAGGCTTAATAAAACGTCCAATAATAAACCAACGCTGTTTGCCTTGCTTTGCCGCTTCTTTGAGCAGCTTTTCTTTCTCTCGTAATTTTCTCTCACCGCCATGCTCGGCCAGCAGCGTTTCTACCTCTAGCTCCCTTTCCTCAATCATCTCCTTACTCTCTCTATACTGGCGAGCTTCATTCTGAATAGTAGCAAGTGCTTCTGGATTCTCGCGAACTTCTCGTTGGATATATTCATCAATTGCCGCAAACTCGGCGTCATCCATCTGAATATCAAGCTGCTTAGCTATCTCTTCCTTAAAAAGCTTTTTAATTTCAGGCCCTACGCTCTGAGCTAATTCAAATGCCTCATGTCGCTCCGCTAGCTGCTCAGGCCCTAAAGCATCGAAATCGAGGTCATCATCATAGCTATCTAAAAATTCAACGAACTTTGGATCGTTGAGATATTGCTCTGGACTGCCCCCCGCCTCGCGTGACATGTCGGAAAAATGTCCTTCACGCATATCAAAAAGCTAATTAACTGTTAGTGTTTTTGTATTTACATTGGTAGTATAGCAAAAAAATTGCTTTTTAGCAAGATTGTCGACTATTTATTTATCCTTGACTTGACTTTATGCTGAGAATCCGTAGTATGCACCTGCGGGGTGGAGCAATGGTAGCTCGGCGGGCTCATAATCCGCAGGTTGAGGGTTCAAGTCCCTCCCCCGCAACCAAGCGTCATCAAGTCCTTCATCCTACGTATTCCGACAAGTCGGACTACTTCGGATTACGGCCGTGTGCCGCTTTTCAGACTCGCACTTAACCAAAAGGCCCAAGTGCTCGTCTGTGGAGATGCTTGAAAAGCTTCGAGAGACGGTATACACTGCTCATGCTTCATATTTATCGAACTGAAGAGCTGCGAAAAGTAAAAATGTAATTACGACGTGCCGGGGTAGCTCAGTTGGTTAGAGCGGAGGACTCATAAGCCTCAGGTCGGCGGTTCGATCCCGCCCCCCGGTACCAAAAAAATGCCCACTGCTACCTACTGAGTAGTTTTAGATATTCTCATTAATTTAACTTTCCCCAATTTCGCTTTTTCCTAACCAAGCGTCAATCGTCCACTTCCATGATTTACGCCATACAAGGAAAATAGACAATACAATCAAACCTAAATCCTTTAAGAGCGCTTCAGTCGGTGTCGCTCCGATCGAGAAAGTACCAAAGCAACCACAATCGATGTCTGTGTTCCCTCGAGCAATATTAATACTAATGGCAATGATAAAGCTCAAGAGCATAAGCGTGAGCGCTCCAGCCGCCCATCGACGCCAAAATCCAGCCAACACAAAGAGACCGCCCAATAACTCAATCCACGGCGTCACCAATGCGAATATACTTACCATACCCTCGGGAAGTAATTCGTAGGTGCGAATCGCTGCCTCAAATTCCTCCACTGGCGCCATGAGCTTCCCAAGCGCGGCGTAAACAAAGATTCCACCGACCAGCAAGCGAGCAAGCCATTCTAAGGCAATCAGCCAGCGCTTAGTTGTTGGCATTGACCTCGGATTGGTCAGTCGATGCAGTAGCGTCCGCTTCGGCAATTGCGGCATCGATCACGGACTTCCAATTATCAGTGGTCATACCACCGACACGTCGCTCTCCATTGATGAAGAAGGTAGGAGTAGAATTTACCTTACGAGCATTACCTTCCCCAATATCAGTATTTACCGCTTCTTTTTGCTCGGTATTATCTATACAGCTTTGAAAAGCTTCGGAATCAATCCCAAGGTCAGAAGCGTACTGCACAAAAGTGTCAGTAACGGTGGAGCCGCTTAATACTGACCAGCTCGCTTGCTCCTCAAAAAGTTTATCGTGATACTCCCAGAACTTACCTTGCGCGAATGCACATTGTGCCGCCTCTGCAGCTGCTCGTGCATTTTTGTGAATGGTAGTTAAGGGATAATCATTGTACACAAAGCGCACATCATTTGGATATGCCGCCAACACTTCAGGGAGATTTGTATCTGCTGCCTTACAGGCTGGACACTGGAAATCTGAGTACTCTTCAATTAAGACCTTTGCGGTTTCAGGACCTCGGCTTGGGTCGTTATCGTTTGAGAAATCACCTGCTGTACTTGTATTGTCACTACCCTGGAAAGCCCAAATACCTCCTCCAACAACCACTACAAGAATGATGACAGTCCAAATAAGCTTTTTCATACGGGCTGACTGGGCACCTTTTTCTCGGTTTGCCATTTTTTCTTGGCGTCGTAATTCTCGTCGCTGTTTTTTGGTTAGCTGCTGTTCTGTATTATCGTTCATAGCTTTGTAGAAAAGTATCAAGTAGTCCTAAATCCCAGGTTAAAGTTTGCTCGCTTTGTCCGGGGATGGCAATAGTCAATTGTAAGGTTTTTGGATTCACTTTATCGATATCCAATCCTTCTTCACTTGTCCGGGCAAAGGCTACTAAGCCAATACGTTGATTGACTTCAGAGGCTGGCAAGAGCACTGAGTTAGCCTCTGACCACTGCTGCACGGGATATACATTACCCTCATCATCACTTAAGCTAACAATTTCCTCAGGATCAAATTCAGAAAGTTCATCATCTGAACTAGCTAAGGTGAGGTAGAAGACGATTGTATCAGTATTTGGCTTCAGGATGGCTAAACGATCAGCAACTTCACCCTGATGCCCTGATTTGGTGGGAAGCGCCTCTAATGCACTAGCCAGCTCTGGGAAAAAATAGCTCGCTTCTACCAATATCTTTGCATTCGTATCACCACTCCGCCAGCCAGCATCAAAGTAATCAGTAAAGACGCCTTCGGGGGAAGTATCGCTTGAGGTATTACTAAGGAGTGTAGTGTCGCTAATAGAACTCGATCCATGCGGCCAACTTAGCCACACTCCGAAGATAATTACCACAATACCAAAAGCCCAGAACCACACGGGCAAACTGGGCTTTGGTGTAACTTTCTTACGTGGCATGCTGCCGAATCGTTCTAGAGTAACTGGTCAATAACTGATTTGAAGCTGGCGTACGGAAGTGCGCCGCTAATCAATTGACCAGTAGTGACATCGTCACCCTGTAAGACAAAGGTGGCCGGAGTACCAGACACACCAGCGAGTTCTCCTTCACTCATATCAGCCTGTACATCATCATCATACTTCTTGCTCTGGTAGCAATCATTAAACTTATCAACGTTTAGTCCGAGATCGCTCGCTACCTGACTGTAATAGGAGTCGCTCATTGAAGACTGCGTTGCGAATATCTTATCGCCAAACTCCCAAAACTTATCTTGCTCAGCAGCACATTCAGAAGCATTTGCCGCTGGTAGCGCTTGAGGGTGAATCGAAGTGAGTGGGAAATGTCGATACACTAGAGAAACAGTGTCAGGATTCTCATCAATAATTCGCTGCAAGGTTGGGTGAAGGTTGCTGCAGTATGGGCACTGGAAATCAGAGAACTCTACCAGTACTACTTTTGCTTTAGAAGGGTCAGCGCCAAGGTAATGATCATCCTTGGTTGGCTTGCTAATAGCCGATGCGTTGCCGGTCGGGGCTGCAGCTGCAGAGGTGTTTGTATTTGCTGCGGCCACTGTATCGGTTCCCTTTACTGTTGCAGTTGAAGCGCCACCGCCAAACATAATAAAGCCCAGCGCAGTAAGTGCTACGCCAACAAAAAGACCCAACATAAATGTGGTCTTGGGAGGTGCATCGAGGATGCCGGCTGGACGTGAGCCTTCACCCGATGGCACGTTACGAACTACTGGAGATGGTGTCATGTGCTCGAGAATTTAAGAAAAAAATGAAATGCCTAAGTGATGGATAGTATACGAATTTTGAGCCCGTATTGTCAATTTACTCTAACAACCCTTCTATCAACTGCTGAAAAGTGGCAAAAGGTAGGGCCCCTTCAATTTTTCTTCCGTTTACAAAAAACGTAGGCGTGCCACGAACCCCTAAATCCAAGCCGTCGGAAAAATCGTCCAAAATTTCATTCTCATATTTGCCACTAGTTATACAACTCGTAAACTCATCTTCTTTCACTCCGGCTAATCTAGCCCAAGCCAGGATATTTTCCTGCGTCATTTCGTCTTGTCCAATAAACATACGATCATGGAGCGACCAATATTGATTTGAGCCTTGTTCCCAAGCACACTGCCCTGCTTCAGCCGCAAATAACGCGAGTGGATGAGCCTCAGTAACTGGGTAATCACGAAAGACAAAACGAATTTGCCCACTGTAGGTATTCATAAGCTGACGTACGGTTGGAAACACCTCCTTACAATAGGGGCATTGGTAATCTCCAAACTCAACAATAGTTACTGCAGCATCAGCAGGACCGAGTGATGGATCATTTTCACCGACCAGTTGAGCATCGAGATTGCTATTTGTGTTTACTCCCTGATTTTGCTGGGTATTAAACGTAAAACTACTGGTATCGCTAGTGATAACCTTTTGCAAGGAATGAATAGTAAGCCCGACGTATCCGCCACTCAAAATAATGAAAAGCGCGCCAAGACCAAGTACCCATGGTTTCATATACCAAGGGCGACTTTTTTGTACATACGATGGCACGTCTTGCATGGGACTTCATCGTAGCAGAAAAAGCGCTATGTAGCGAGAAAGTGAAACAACGGAAATTCACCTGCTACTTGCGCACTTGATGCTTGAATTTTCAGCGCCTACACAATAAGCAGTATCGAGATCGTGTACATCAAGAGCAGAGAGTAGACAACAGTTGGATGATGCTGCACTCGGAATCGAATAAATACCATCAATGCGAGCGCAATGGTTAAGAAAATGAGGAAGGCAACAAAGAAGCGCTGCGAGTATAAGACGATTTGAATAAGCGTGTCAGGAGTGATCAGACGGCTTGGCTCCAAAACCATTCGACCGAAGAATTCCGTAGTGATAAGTGGAGCCTCGGTAATATTTTGCGCTGCGTCCTGCGCAATAACTGAAATAGCGCTATCAGCTTGAGCACTACCTCGTGTATCAATTTGACCGTAATATCCGTCAACGCTCGGTTGGAGATTCGCTTCGATTCCTCCATAGCGAACTACTACATGCTCTGGGTCATTGGTGACTGTTGCAAAGACATCATAACCAGTCCGCGGTTCCCAGGATGGTAAGACGACAGATCGATCAAGGGCAATAAGTGGAGACTGGGTATCAATGGAAATAGTTACCGGCTCGGTGCTGCCACTCTCAAGTTGTGAGTCCGGATCAACCGCATAGGCAATTAAACTATGTGAACCGTCAAGCAAGGGCTCAGTCACATCACCTTCGTATTTACCCTCGGCATCAGCCTTTACCTCAAGTACCACTGTTTCACCATCTTGCACCTTTACGACAGCATTAGGACTGGTCACTCCGGCCACTCTCGGCTGCGCCACATTTAACAAGCTTTCCGGTTTTGGAAAAGCAATAGTCGGAGTAATTGGTGGCTCGGCCTTTACTACTGGCTGAGGTGTCGGCGTGCTAGGTGTAGTAGGAGTGCTGGGTTGTTGTATGCTTGGTGTGCTTGAGGATTGCGAAGTTGCAGGTGCGGGCTCCGGTGCTGCGGCTACTTCTACCTGCAAAGGCGCGCCAAACATCTGTGCAACCACAATAGTCTGTACACCATTTACTTCACCAGTGGAAACCGCAATACCAATCTCAGTGTAATTTGCATTCATGATATTTTTACGGTGCGAAGGACTTGCTAACCAGGCATCAACCAGCGTTTCGGCCGTTGAAAAATCCTTAGCTAAATTCTCACCAGCAAATTTATATGAATACCCTGCTCGCTTAAACCAGTCCCACGGGGTCACATTCGCCGGACTTGTATGAGCAAAATACTGATTCACAATCATGTCATTTGCCTTCCCTTGCGCAGCCTGTCCTAGGAGGCCATTCACTGCTAAAGGAGCTAAGCCGGCACTCTGACGGGCTTGGTTGGTGAGCGCAACGATATTCTGCACAGTCACGTTTGAGACGTACGAGGTGCCAGGATAAAAAGCCACAATACTCATCACAAAAAGCTTCACTCCAATAAGGAGCGTTGCATACACTTTGAGGGCTTTTGACCGCAAGGCATGGGGATGATGATTATTCCCCTCATGCGGGATAAAAGCATGTTTTAAGTGGTGATGGAGTGGACGTCCCATATATTCACGCTAGGAAACATGAGAAAATAGCATGGAAAGTGAAAAAAATCAAGTCTAGGTACAAAAAAATCTCTTCAAACAAAGAGACTCGCAATTCCCCCGTGTATTTCTCATAGACTTTACTATTGTAGCAGAATTATCTACTTTTGTCCACTCAATCGAGAAAAAGAAAAGCCACCCGCCCACAACGGAGGGGGGACCACCATGTTTGTTCGTGAAACGAACCCGCAGCATAGTGGCTCCCGTTTGAGGAACGGGTGGCTGAAGAAGTGAGGCGACGAAAAAACGTAGTTGATTGTCTACAAAGCCCAGAAGGGTGTAGGGCTACGTTAGGGACGCACAGATCAGGCTCCCTGGCAGGATGTCGCCT harbors:
- a CDS encoding ParB/RepB/Spo0J family partition protein, translating into MSEPVLGRGLSALIPKPGTQNPGVNPALRSLPTDGERVEKIPVEQIVANPHQPRQHFDYQAQEDLIASIKAHGILQPLIVTKLSSGSYELVAGERRFRAARTLEFATVPAIVRTASAQSKLELALIENIQRKDLSPIEEAEAYRALIDEFALTQEEVARRVGKKRATVANILRLLNLPVEVQKSLRDGAITMSHAKVILSEVDPTEQIKLWQSIMKKDLTVRGGEDLRRSHSSHGAAAQARNPEIAALEDSLRSALNTKVRITRRKGRGSITIDFYSDEELENIITTITT
- a CDS encoding ParA family protein: MARIISIVNQKGGVGKTTTAINLGAYLAHYGARVLLIDLDPQANATSGLGIKHRELERGVYETLLGAAALSEIIQPTAHDRYHIAPATVSLAGANVELVNMDGREGQLDRAIPEIAEQYDYVLIDNPPSLGMLTINGLTAAREVLIPVQCEYLALEGLSQLLETIQLVKESIQPNVEVLGAVLTMYDSRYKLSDAVLQELYRYFPNRIFRTVIPRNVHLAEAPSHGRPILKHDPDSRGARAYSRLAREVLSPHHT
- a CDS encoding DoxX family membrane protein codes for the protein MPTTKRWLIALEWLARLLVGGIFVYAALGKLMAPVEEFEAAIRTYELLPEGMVSIFALVTPWIELLGGLFVLAGFWRRWAAGALTLMLLSFIIAISINIARGNTDIDCGCFGTFSIGATPTEALLKDLGLIVLSIFLVWRKSWKWTIDAWLGKSEIGES
- a CDS encoding thioredoxin domain-containing protein, whose product is MNDNTEQQLTKKQRRELRRQEKMANREKGAQSARMKKLIWTVIILVVVVGGGIWAFQGSDNTSTAGDFSNDNDPSRGPETAKVLIEEYSDFQCPACKAADTNLPEVLAAYPNDVRFVYNDYPLTTIHKNARAAAEAAQCAFAQGKFWEYHDKLFEEQASWSVLSGSTVTDTFVQYASDLGIDSEAFQSCIDNTEQKEAVNTDIGEGNARKVNSTPTFFINGERRVGGMTTDNWKSVIDAAIAEADATASTDQSEVNANN
- a CDS encoding DsbA family protein — protein: MTPSPVVRNVPSGEGSRPAGILDAPPKTTFMLGLFVGVALTALGFIMFGGGASTATVKGTDTVAAANTNTSAAAAPTGNASAISKPTKDDHYLGADPSKAKVVLVEFSDFQCPYCSNLHPTLQRIIDENPDTVSLVYRHFPLTSIHPQALPAANASECAAEQDKFWEFGDKIFATQSSMSDSYYSQVASDLGLNVDKFNDCYQSKKYDDDVQADMSEGELAGVSGTPATFVLQGDDVTTGQLISGALPYASFKSVIDQLL
- a CDS encoding DsbA family protein, which codes for MKPWVLGLGALFIILSGGYVGLTIHSLQKVITSDTSSFTFNTQQNQGVNTNSNLDAQLVGENDPSLGPADAAVTIVEFGDYQCPYCKEVFPTVRQLMNTYSGQIRFVFRDYPVTEAHPLALFAAEAGQCAWEQGSNQYWSLHDRMFIGQDEMTQENILAWARLAGVKEDEFTSCITSGKYENEILDDFSDGLDLGVRGTPTFFVNGRKIEGALPFATFQQLIEGLLE